The Platichthys flesus chromosome 18, fPlaFle2.1, whole genome shotgun sequence genome includes a window with the following:
- the ehd3 gene encoding EH domain-containing protein 3 — MFSWLGTDDRRKKDPEVFQTVSEGLKKLYKTKLLPLEESYKFHEFHSPALEDADFDNKPMVLLVGQYSTGKTSFIRYLLEQDFPGMRIGPEPTTDSFIAVMHGDTEGVIPGNALVVDPKKPFRKLNAFGNAFLNRFVCAQLPNPVLESISVIDTPGILSGEKQRLSRGYDFAAVLEWFAERVDRIILLFDAHKLDISDEFSDVIKALKNHEDKIRVVLNKADQIETQQLMRVYGALMWSLGKIVNTPEVIRVYIGSFWSHPLLIPDNRKLFEAEEQDLFKDIQSLPRNAALRKLNDLIKRARLAKVHAYIISALKKEMPSVFGKENKKKELIGSLADIYKRIEREHQISPGDFPNLKKMQDLLQSQDLNKFQPLKPKLLEAVDDMLSNDIAGLMVLVRQEETQRPNPVVKGGAFDGTLDGPFGHGYGEGAGEGIDDAEWVVVRDKPAYDEIFYTLSPVNGKVTGANAKREMVKSKLPNTVLGKIWKLADIDKDGMLDDEEFALANHLIKVKLEGHELPSDLPAHLVPPSKRKMPE; from the exons ATGTTCAGCTGGCTTGGGACAGACGACCGGAGGAAGAAGGACCCGGAGGTGTTTCAGACGGTCAGCGAGGGCCTGAAGAAGCTCTACAAAACCAAGCTCCTGCCGCTGGAGGAGAGCTACAAGTTCCACGAGTTCCACTCCCCGGCCCTGGAGGATGCTGACTTCGACAACAAGCCCATGGTCCTGCTGGTGGGACAGTACTCCACCGGCAAGACCAGCTTCATACG CTACCTGTTGGAGCAGGATTTCCCTGGAATGCGGATCGGCCCCGAACCCACCACGGATTCCTTCATCGCGGTGATGCACGGCGACACCGAAGGCGTCATTCCCGGAAACGCTTTGGTGGTTGACCCCAAGAAGCCCTTCAGAAAGCTGAACGCATTTGGGAACGCATTCCTAAACAG gtttgtgtgtgccCAGCTGCCTAACCCAGTGCTGGAGAGCATCAGTGTGATCGACACACCAGGGATTCTGTCTGGGGAGAAACAGAGACTCAGTCGAG GGTATGACTTTGCTGCGGTCCTGGAGTGGTTTGCCGAGCGAGTGGACCGGATCATTTTGCTGTTTGACGCCCACAAACTGGACATTTCTGATGAGTTTTCAGACGTGATAAAGGCCCTGAAGAACCACGAGGACAAGATTAG ggtTGTGCTGAACAAAGCTGACCAGATAGAGACCCAGCAGTTGATGAGAGTCTACGGGGCCCTGATGTGGTCACTAGGGAAAATAGTCAACACCCCGGAG GTGATCCGTGTCTACATCGGCTCGTTTTGGTCCCACCCTCTGTTGATCCCTGacaacaggaagctgtttgAGGCGGAGGAGCAGGACCTATTTAAGGACATTCAGTCTTTACCGAGAAACGCAGCGCTTCGAAAACTCAACGATCTGATCAAGAGGGCAAGACTGGCcaag GTTCATGCCTACATCATTAGCGCCCTGAAGAAAGAGATGCCCTCTGTGTTCGGGAAGgagaacaagaagaaagaaCTGATCGGCAGTCTGGCAGATATCTACAAACGCATCGAAAGAGAGCATCAGATATCCCCTGGAGATTTCCCAAATTTGAAGAAGATGCAG GACTTACTCCAGTCTCAGGATCTCAACAAATTCCAGCCTCTGAAACCCAAACTCCTTGAAGCGGTCGACGACATGCTGTCCAACGACATTGCCGGTCTAATGGTCCTGGTTCGCCAAGAAGAAACACAACGCCCTAACCCAGTAGTGAAGGGCGGTGCGTTCGACGGCACTCTGGACGGCCCGTTTGGCCACGGGTACGGCGAAGGGGCCGGAGAAGGCATCGACGATGCCGAATGGGTGGTTGTGCGCGACAAGCCGGCGTACGATGAAATCTTCTACACGTTATCTCCCGTCAACGGAAAGGTGACGGGGGCCAACGCCAAGAGGGAGATGGTGAAGTCAAAGCTGCCCAACACAGTGTTGGGAAAGATCTGGAAGCTGGCGGACATCGATAAGGACGGGATGCTGGATGATGAGGAGTTTGCCTTGGCAAATCACCTGATAAAAGTGAAACTGGAGGGACATGAACTGCCTTCAGATCTGCCTGCACACCTGGTGCCGCCGTCTAAGAGGAAAATGCCAGAGTAA
- the il20ra gene encoding interleukin-20 receptor subunit alpha, with protein MWKLWFLLYLGTLDFTVSSSPPSPVNVAFSSVNLRNVLHWSPGNSTSEDTRFTVQYAIYGDSVEGSKGRRVNWRGVQQCTDTVRSWCDLSKETWDQEQGYYARVRAVGRRASSKWTMTLRRFDPKLDTSLGPPLVSVETEGNNAIVTLKGPMRYQPNNHTPVISMATIYPHMTYNLSIRNGHHGQTHYFPVVSRLYKHHVKHQMEYCFSAKSRLVSIPMQCESSAWLCITTPPDPMTFHLLSLIWGITVPSLCLCGIMVVGYFLHNYLMGKGQKKPDTLNTSFPPPPPTLPPENANFAVISVIKYESDMDSNISDPACFKKKIADPPTSYSHQQPGPPPEYDDLSVCYGFVGVSPQIEVGGKEEAREPWQDGDDGNNLIVEHQKCTAGESHNKKEWRECQGSGLFHVPLNLQSTIFTMGEKLGEKARVRTDGKIDGAAEEASKSETVALLSAYASQNTNRVPTPLANQSDFIPNECGFLSDATAHNIVEEEEGNICINWDPKARKLVFPEMTLDGLMWAEEGSENHVGGEEVEAAKGGLKLENVFVRQGSEEEAEALREKERGGGPGSDGLEVPFWSKWNLVISMDQ; from the exons ATGTGGAAACTGTGGTTTCTTCTCTACCTGGGGACTCTGGACTTCACAG tgtcctcctctcctcccagccCCGTTAACGTCGCCTTCTCCTCGGTGAATCTCAGGAATGTTCTGCACTGGTCTCCGGGAAACAGCACATCAGAGGACACACGCTTCACAGTGCAGTATGCCAT CTACGGGGACAGCGTGGAGGGAAGTAAAGGAAGACGGGTGAACTGGAGGGGTGTGCAGCAGTGTACGGACACAGTGCGGAGCTGGTGTGACCTGAGCAAGGAGACGTGGGATCAGGAGCAAGGATACTACGCCAGAGTCCGAGCTGTGGGCAGGAGAGCATCTTCCAAATGGACCATGACCCTGAGGAGATTTGATCCAAAGTTGGACA ctAGTCTGGGTCCTCCGCTGGTTTCTGTGGAAACAGAGGGCAATAACGCCATCGTCACTCTGAAAGGACCAATGAGATATCAACCTAACAACCACACACCAGTGATTTCCATGGCAACAATATACCCCCACATGACTTACAACCTCTCAATCCGCAATGGCCATCATGGACAGACA caTTATTTCCCAGTAGTGTCTCGTCTGTACAAACATCATGTTAAGCACCAAATGGAGTACTGCTTCTCTGCCAAGTCAAGATTGGTGTCCATACCCATGCAGTGCGAGTCCTCGGCTTGGCTCTGCATCACCACGCCTCCAG ACCCCATGACTTTCCATCTGCTGAGCCTGATTTGGGGTATCACTGTTCCATCTCTGTGCCTTTGTGGAATAATGGTGGTTGGTTACTTCCTTCATAACTACCTGATGGGGAAAGGACAGAAGAAACCTGATACACTG AACACATCttttccccctcccccaccgACTTTACCTCCTGAGAATGCCAACTTTGCCGTCATCAGTGTGATCAAATATGAGTCAGACATGGACAGCAACATTTCAGACCCTGCATGCTTCAAGAAAAAGATAGCAGATCCTCCAACAAGTTACTCCCATCAGCAGCCTGGACCGCCACCAGAGTACGATGATCTTTCGGTCTGCTATGGATTTGTTGGAGTGTCTCCTCAAATCGAAGTTGGGGGAAAAGAGGAGGCAAGAGAGCCGTGGCAGGACGGAGATGATGGGAATAATCTAATTGTTGAACACCAGAAATGCACAGCAGGAGAGAGTCACAATAAGAAAGAGTGGAGAGAGTGTCAAGGTTCCGGCCTCTTCCATGTTCCTTTAAATCTACAATCTACAATCTTCACTATGGGCGAGAAGTTGGGAGAAAAAGCCAGAGTGAGAACTgatggaaagatagatggagctgcagaggaagctaGTAAGAGTGAGACAGTGGCCCTTCTATCTGCTTATGCGTCCCAGAACACCAATCGTGTGCCCACTCCCCTCGCCAACCAATCAGATTTCATACCAAATGAATGTGGTTTTTTGAGTGATGCTACAGCTCACAATatagtggaggaggaggagggaaatatttgtattaactgGGACCCTAAAGCTAGGAAACTTGTGTTTCCAGAGATGACGTTGGATGGGTTGATGTGGGCAGAGGAAGGGAGCGAGAACCATGTGGGGGGAGAAGAGGTGGAAGCAGCGAAGGGGGGGCTGAAGTTGGAGAATGTGTTTGTCAGACAAGGGTCAGAAGAAGAGGCGGAGGctctgagagagaaggagcgagGTGGTGGACCAGGGTCGGACGGCCTGGAAGTTCCATTTTGGTCCAAATGGAACTTGGTAATCTCAATGGATCAGTAG